In Glycine max cultivar Williams 82 chromosome 4, Glycine_max_v4.0, whole genome shotgun sequence, the genomic stretch TCAGAAGAGACGTGATGTCATCCAGCGTGATCGTCACCTTTCCCACAGGGAGATGAAAACTAGAAGTCTCCCGGTGCCACCGCTCGACAAACGATGACAAAAGTCCCCGATCGCCAGTGTCTATGGAACACGCGATCAGAGGACTTAGTGTTGTCCCAGCAACTAGCCCCTCAATGGCAAGGACAGACCTGTCTAAACTATGCACCTTTCTCCCGTGAAAGGATAACTTCAACTCAGGacgctcctgaattgaagtataaaggaacacataattagttaacatcatcttttaaaggaaaacaaatttcaatgataaagtataattaacaactaactaaaattcaatattataaatacctctcTCATCCATATGTTACCTGCAATGTGATCCACATACTCGGTCAGCACAGATCGGTCCCTCGGACCACCCGGAAATCCCTCAAGCTCATCCTCAGCAGCCTGTGCGCCTGTGTCTGCAGGAGTGTCTACCCCAGTGTCCTGTACATCACCTCCTGCTATCGGCTCATCCGCATATACGTCAGCCTCAACCGAAGCTCCATCAGCATCTGTCGCAGAGACCACTGGCTCATCGTTCGCAACAGTGACAGGTACTTGTTGCCTACGTGCGGATGCCGTAGGCCGTTGACGCTGCGGAgcatcatcagaatcatcatGATCTCCTCTACCCACACCTCTGCCAGTATCGTGCCCTAAGGCACGACCTAATCCTCGggtcctaaccatgatctgcaaatgtcTACCGCAAATTCCATCATTGATTTCATTCACTTAAATTTCATTGGTCTAATGCAAATTTCATTGACTCAAAGTCATGCAAGTTGTCAGGATTTCATTGACTGTAGGGCTATCATTCagtcaattatttatttgaaaggtTGTTAGGAtttcatttatgtatttgaaaagtttagtttaaatgtgTATTTTTAAGAACGAAAAGCTACTCATGTTGATAGTACGTAATATATATGTTTCAAGTGAAAGCTCCTAAAATGGTAATTTACAAtggaaattatttaaaagttgtTTTGTAACGGTGATAGAAGTAGGCTTCCAGCATAGCAGTGTAGGCCTGCTTCGATCACATTTgatggagagggagaaagaGGAAGATAAAGACTAGATCTTATGATTTCTCTTGAACTAGACCTTGTGTATATCTGGCATTAGTTGAAGTTAGCTCAAGCCTTCAAGTATCATGATACATCTTCATATCTGAAGGTGGTTGGAAACAAATTAAAGGATATATTAGAGGTATGCAAGCTTTCTGAccatattgaataaaaattgaagGTGCATTTATATTACTTTACAACACCACAACACAATCTAACAGctctaattaattaaaccaGAGATAGTGAACAATTACTATTGCTTAGTAGACGAGTATTTAGGGTAATTTCAAAATGGGGTGATTGTTATTTAGAGTTGAGATCTGTTTTGGCAAATTTGTCAGAGTAACCAGTTGTTGTCTTATGCCTCTTACTAAGTGGTTATTTTGCTTCAAAATATGATTATCATCTCTGTAGTTGGAATTATCTATTTCCCCTTCGAATTATCTTGGCAGTTGGAACTTATAACACTATCACGGACAAGAGTGATGTGTATAGCTTTTGGGTTGTGCTTATTGAGATGATATCATCAATGCCAGCAGTTTTAGCAGCCAGGGAAAGAGATGAAGTTAACTTGGCAAATATTGCGATGAAAAAGATTCAAGCAGGAAAGCTTAGTGAGCTTGTAGACCCATCCTTTGGGTTTGAGTCAAACCAACCAACAAAACTTTGTACAAACTCATGTGTAGCTAAACTATATGTACCAgatttttcttctagaaaatatgagaaatagtaaattgcatgtTATTAATTACTAATCAAAACTAAATTGTTGTTCCACCTGCTTTTAAGTTCCCAATAGACAATAGGGGGAGATTTGAAGGCTGAAACAAAAGTTTGAGAGTCAACAAGGTTTGTGTGAGTTGTAATCCCGCTTCGGTTTCCTTAGTTTGTGAGTACTTTGTCCTAATTCTTTGACTCTGGTGACACTCCTTAGTTTCTGAAGTGCTATTGGATGTATAGGTTAAAATTGTAGTGTGCATTGTGGTTATGGGAATATTGCCACATTTTTGCATTGGATCTATAGGTTATGTCACGTACTTTAGAGCATGCTTTGATGAACGGAATAGTTAGGAAAGGGAACAAGATGGAACACATATGCAACCATTAACTCCACTTATAAGGTGGTTTTCAACCATTAACCCTCAAAATTGAATGATAACAATTAAAacagaaacaaataaaatgtaCTATGCATAGTAAACTTTAATTCGAACCAAAAAAGCTTCCAAGATTATAATATACAACATCACAGTTACCAATGCTCTTGCTAAATTGACAAAGCAAATTGTGACAACAATCTAATAAGAATGATCCAAATTAGAGGTATTATTTAATCTTCTACCAAAGTaatactcaatgttggaaaaaGAAAGTCTATAATATATAAAGTAGTTACAATTCAGAGTTCAAACAAACACCTTAGCTCCTTCATTTAATATTC encodes the following:
- the LOC102660021 gene encoding protein MAIN-LIKE 1-like: MVRTRGLGRALGHDTGRGVGRGDHDDSDDAPQRQRPTASARRQQVPVTVANDEPVVSATDADGASVEADVYADEPIAGGDVQDTGVDTPADTGAQAAEDELEGFPGGPRDRSVLTEYVDHIAGNIWMREERPELKLSFHGRKVHSLDRSVLAIEGLVAGTTLSPLIACSIDTGDRGLLSSFVERWHRETSSFHLPVGKVTITLDDITSLLNLPVIGDLHAFQPVHVDDVVQMLVELLMVTVEAATAETAQCRGPYVLLQWSATNVHVVFLETLRDLSQTRRYAWGVVMLVHMYNHLNDASISTSRQLSGYITMLQSIADPDYDEDSPCAYRWIATKKTVKTIRTPTYRERLD